In a single window of the Polynucleobacter sp. MWH-UH24A genome:
- a CDS encoding FAD-linked oxidase C-terminal domain-containing protein produces the protein MNAPSSSAEIQSLQAKQVILVNALRPFLTDDALLWQPEDTIPYECDGLAAYRKMPLAVALPENEGQVVNILKACKDLGIPVVPRGSGTGLSGGAMPIEQGLVLSLAKFKKILHIDPFTRTAVVQPGVRNLAISEAVAKHGLYYAPDPSSQIACSIGGNVNENSGGVHCLKYGLTLHNVLRVRAVLMSGDVVEFGSMAPDSPGLDLLAVLIGSEGMLGIVTEITVKLVPKPKLARVIMASFDDIEKGGNAVAAIIAAGIIPAGLEMMDKPTTRAVEEFVHAGYDLNAEAILLCESDGTPEEVQEEIARMNAVLEKQGASRIQVSESEAERLRFWSGRKNAFPAAGRIAADYYCMDGTIPRRHIATLLKRIKGMEAKYGLACLNVFHAGDGNMHPLILFNGADPDEWHRAEEFGTEILEACVELGGTITGEHGVGIEKINSMCVQFGEQERERFWGVKAAFDPDRLLNPDKAIPTLNRCAEYGRMRVSGGVLPHPELERF, from the coding sequence ATGAATGCACCCTCTTCCTCTGCGGAAATCCAATCTTTACAGGCTAAACAGGTTATTTTGGTCAATGCATTGCGGCCATTTCTAACGGACGATGCTTTACTTTGGCAGCCGGAAGACACGATTCCCTATGAGTGCGATGGCTTAGCTGCTTATCGCAAAATGCCCCTCGCCGTTGCGCTTCCTGAGAACGAAGGGCAAGTGGTCAACATTTTGAAGGCCTGCAAAGATCTGGGAATACCTGTTGTACCGCGTGGCTCAGGTACCGGTCTCTCGGGTGGCGCAATGCCAATCGAGCAAGGCTTGGTCTTATCGTTAGCAAAGTTTAAAAAGATTTTGCATATTGACCCTTTTACGCGCACGGCAGTTGTCCAACCCGGAGTCCGAAACCTTGCTATCTCGGAGGCAGTGGCAAAGCATGGCTTGTACTATGCACCTGATCCATCGTCACAAATTGCATGCTCAATTGGCGGAAATGTCAATGAGAACTCAGGTGGCGTGCACTGCCTGAAGTATGGCTTGACCCTGCACAATGTATTGCGCGTTCGCGCCGTCCTCATGAGTGGTGATGTTGTGGAATTTGGCAGCATGGCACCTGATTCACCAGGATTGGATTTACTCGCCGTATTGATTGGTAGCGAGGGAATGCTTGGCATCGTCACTGAGATCACCGTGAAACTTGTTCCCAAGCCAAAATTAGCGCGAGTTATTATGGCGAGCTTTGATGATATTGAAAAAGGTGGCAACGCTGTAGCCGCTATTATTGCTGCTGGAATTATTCCGGCTGGCTTAGAGATGATGGATAAACCAACTACGCGTGCCGTTGAAGAATTTGTGCACGCTGGTTACGATCTCAACGCAGAAGCAATCCTACTTTGCGAATCGGATGGCACGCCCGAAGAGGTCCAAGAAGAAATCGCACGCATGAATGCCGTGCTAGAAAAGCAAGGTGCAAGTCGTATTCAAGTATCCGAGAGCGAAGCCGAGCGTTTACGTTTTTGGAGTGGTCGCAAAAATGCCTTCCCAGCCGCAGGACGAATTGCAGCAGACTATTACTGCATGGATGGAACCATTCCAAGGCGTCATATTGCAACGCTTCTAAAGCGCATTAAGGGCATGGAGGCTAAGTATGGTCTTGCTTGTCTCAATGTCTTTCATGCAGGCGATGGCAATATGCATCCTCTGATTTTATTTAATGGCGCTGACCCGGATGAGTGGCACCGTGCTGAAGAATTTGGTACAGAAATTCTGGAGGCCTGTGTTGAACTTGGAGGCACCATCACTGGGGAGCATGGGGTAGGCATTGAGAAGATTAATTCCATGTGTGTGCAATTTGGGGAGCAAGAGCGTGAGCGTTTCTGGGGTGTTAAAGCAGCATTTGATCCAGATCGTCTTTTAAATCCTGATAAAGCGATACCAACCCTCAATCGTTGTGCGGAGTACGGACGGATGCGCGTAAGCGGTGGCGTATTGCCACATCCCGAGCTGGAGCGCTTCTAA
- the glcF gene encoding glycolate oxidase subunit GlcF → METKLAPEFINTPLGIEAKRILGKCVHCGFCTATCPTYQLLGDELDGPRGRIYLIKQMAEGQAPTEKTRTHLDRCLTCRNCESTCPSGVEYGKLVDIGRKWAEEKTAPRPIGQKLIRWLLKEGLTNKPLFDSAMQIGRIMRPLMPASIARKVPQGLPAGQRPTKEHSRKMVLLDGCVQPGMLPNINHATVRVFDALGIQLISATKAGCCGALRYHLNDQAGGLEDAKRNIDAWWPLIENGKDSAEAIVMNASGCGVMVKDYGHLLADDPVYAKKAKRVSQLCKDVSELLPEFKDALINQIGTHPKPGVVYHPPCTLQHGQQIRGKVEGLLEGLGISVNLCADSHLCCGSAGTYSILQADLSEQLRSQKLQNLEAACTQSGATTIVSSNIGCISHLHQDHLPVRHWIEIIDQLLSKNP, encoded by the coding sequence ATGGAAACAAAATTAGCCCCTGAGTTCATCAATACCCCTCTCGGTATTGAAGCAAAACGTATTTTGGGCAAATGCGTGCACTGCGGTTTTTGTACAGCAACCTGCCCAACCTATCAATTATTAGGCGATGAGCTAGATGGGCCTCGTGGTCGCATTTATCTAATCAAGCAAATGGCTGAGGGTCAGGCTCCTACTGAAAAGACCAGAACCCATTTAGATCGTTGTTTAACGTGTCGAAATTGCGAAAGTACATGTCCGAGCGGTGTGGAATATGGCAAGTTAGTGGATATCGGCCGTAAATGGGCTGAAGAGAAGACGGCACCACGCCCCATTGGACAAAAATTGATACGCTGGCTGTTAAAGGAGGGGTTAACGAACAAACCTTTATTTGATTCGGCGATGCAGATAGGTCGCATCATGCGGCCTTTAATGCCAGCCTCCATCGCTCGCAAAGTACCACAGGGCTTACCTGCCGGTCAAAGACCGACTAAAGAACATTCCCGCAAAATGGTGTTGCTTGATGGGTGTGTGCAACCCGGCATGTTGCCAAACATCAACCATGCCACAGTCCGTGTATTCGATGCACTGGGCATTCAATTAATCAGTGCTACCAAAGCGGGCTGTTGTGGTGCACTCCGGTATCACCTCAATGACCAAGCTGGTGGCTTAGAGGATGCAAAGCGCAATATCGATGCTTGGTGGCCATTGATCGAGAATGGTAAGGATTCAGCCGAAGCGATTGTGATGAATGCATCGGGCTGCGGGGTCATGGTCAAAGACTACGGTCATTTGTTAGCAGATGATCCAGTCTATGCAAAGAAAGCAAAGCGTGTCTCGCAATTATGCAAAGATGTTTCGGAGCTCCTTCCTGAGTTTAAAGACGCATTAATAAACCAAATTGGCACGCATCCAAAGCCTGGTGTGGTTTACCACCCACCGTGTACGTTGCAACATGGTCAACAAATCCGTGGAAAAGTTGAAGGCCTTCTCGAAGGCTTAGGAATTTCAGTAAATTTGTGTGCGGATAGTCACCTATGCTGTGGCTCAGCTGGTACCTACTCAATTTTGCAAGCTGATCTTTCTGAGCAATTACGATCGCAAAAACTACAAAATCTTGAGGCGGCTTGCACTCAATCAGGTGCGACGACGATTGTCTCTAGCAACATTGGTTGCATTAGTCATTTGCATCAAGATCATCTTCCCGTGCGCCATTGGATTGAAATCATTGATCAACTATTGTCAAAAAATCCATGA
- a CDS encoding cob(I)yrinic acid a,c-diamide adenosyltransferase, whose protein sequence is MGNRLSKIATRTGDAGMTGLGDGSRVEKDHLRICAMGDVDELNSQIGVLMTEELPPSIASDLQALLLRVQHDLFDLGGELCIPNYTLLKIEQVEQLDTWLAHYNANLPPLKEFILPGGTRAAAQAHVCRTICRRAERSIVKLGWVDPIADSPRQYVNRLSDLLFVIARVLNQAAGGQDVLWKNQNKPQDS, encoded by the coding sequence ATGGGAAATCGACTATCAAAAATTGCAACCCGAACCGGTGATGCCGGCATGACTGGCCTTGGGGATGGCAGCCGCGTCGAAAAGGATCATTTGCGCATCTGCGCCATGGGCGATGTGGATGAGCTGAACTCACAAATAGGGGTTTTGATGACCGAAGAGCTCCCTCCATCCATTGCTTCTGATCTTCAGGCATTGCTGTTGCGAGTCCAACATGATTTATTTGATTTGGGTGGGGAGCTATGCATTCCAAATTACACCCTATTAAAAATTGAGCAAGTTGAGCAACTGGATACATGGTTAGCGCATTACAACGCTAACCTTCCGCCGTTAAAAGAATTTATCTTGCCAGGAGGGACCCGTGCAGCAGCTCAGGCACATGTCTGTCGAACGATCTGTCGACGCGCTGAGCGCTCGATTGTTAAATTGGGTTGGGTCGATCCAATAGCCGACTCCCCCCGTCAATACGTTAATCGTTTATCTGATCTTCTATTTGTGATTGCTCGGGTTTTAAATCAGGCTGCTGGTGGTCAAGACGTGCTTTGGAAGAATCAAAATAAACCACAAGACAGTTAA
- a CDS encoding 3-deoxy-7-phosphoheptulonate synthase — translation MSTKPHNPQENWYASLDKTSATDDQRVGNITVLPPPEHLIRFFPIAGTPTEKLIGRTRDKIRNLIHGKDDRLLVIIGPCSIHDPSAALEYCQRLMKERTRLADDLEIVMRVYFEKPRTTVGWKGLINDPYLDESFKIEEGLRIARQVLMEINRLGMPAGSEFLDVISPQYIADLISWGAIGARTTESQVHRELSSGLSAPIGFKNGTDGNIKIATDAIQAAHRPHHFLSVHKNGQVAIVETKGNKDCHVILRGGKEPNYEAKYVEAACAELEVAKLPASLMVDLSHANSSKQHQRQIDVANNVAEQIEHGSRKIFGVMIESHLNAGAQKFTPGKDDPKQLEYGKSITDACINWDDSVKVLERLAQAVRQRRRS, via the coding sequence ATGAGTACAAAACCCCATAACCCCCAAGAAAACTGGTACGCGAGTCTCGATAAAACCTCTGCGACCGATGATCAACGTGTTGGCAATATCACCGTTTTGCCGCCCCCTGAGCACTTGATTCGTTTTTTTCCAATTGCTGGGACGCCAACTGAAAAACTGATTGGGCGTACTCGGGACAAAATTCGGAACCTAATTCATGGCAAAGATGATCGTCTTTTAGTCATCATTGGCCCCTGCTCGATCCATGATCCTTCCGCAGCACTGGAGTACTGTCAACGCCTTATGAAGGAGCGTACTCGCCTAGCCGATGATCTTGAAATCGTCATGCGCGTCTATTTTGAGAAACCCCGCACTACGGTTGGCTGGAAGGGACTGATCAATGACCCTTATCTTGATGAAAGTTTTAAGATCGAAGAGGGTCTACGAATTGCGCGCCAGGTTCTCATGGAAATTAATCGCCTAGGCATGCCAGCTGGCAGTGAATTTCTCGATGTAATCTCACCCCAATACATTGCCGATCTGATTTCGTGGGGTGCAATCGGCGCAAGAACCACAGAGAGTCAAGTTCACCGTGAACTCAGTTCTGGATTGTCAGCGCCAATCGGATTTAAAAATGGTACCGATGGCAATATCAAAATCGCAACGGATGCAATCCAAGCGGCTCATCGGCCACATCATTTTTTATCGGTTCATAAAAATGGGCAGGTTGCAATCGTTGAAACCAAGGGTAATAAAGACTGCCACGTGATTCTGCGCGGCGGCAAGGAACCTAATTACGAAGCAAAGTATGTTGAAGCAGCGTGCGCAGAACTAGAAGTAGCGAAGTTACCTGCCTCTTTGATGGTTGATCTATCGCATGCCAATTCAAGCAAACAGCATCAACGCCAAATTGATGTTGCAAATAACGTGGCTGAACAAATTGAGCACGGGTCCCGCAAGATTTTCGGTGTCATGATTGAAAGTCATCTAAATGCTGGTGCTCAAAAGTTCACACCCGGCAAGGATGATCCTAAGCAATTGGAATATGGTAAGAGTATTACTGATGCATGCATCAATTGGGATGATTCTGTGAAAGTACTCGAGCGTCTTGCACAGGCAGTTCGTCAGCGGCGACGTTCCTAG
- the glcE gene encoding glycolate oxidase subunit GlcE, whose translation MNETVLSRFREQIIEAGKQNQTLSIQGGNTKSWYGNPSQASIMSTAPYQGILDYQPEELVITACAGTPIAEIESTLAKNNQILPFEPPHFGDHATFGGVIAAGLAGPARISVGNLRDFVLGTRLMDGRGEDLSFGGKVMKNVAGYDVSRLLPGSLGTLALLLEASVKVLPKPAATASLRCMMSATNALKILNEWAGQPLPLNASAWIGDARGEGELTIRLAGAKAAVISASQMMQDRIGATALDDSEADLFWRNLREQQLSWFNQMPNHHALWRLSLPANCPALELPKDCSPKIIMEWHGQERWIQGPANESTVKALQNLVLEHGGHVTCFRLMSTVAIERFTRLESNPLTAGLEMVQKRLRHSFDPFGVFTTGRLP comes from the coding sequence ATGAATGAAACGGTACTCTCACGGTTTCGTGAGCAAATCATTGAGGCTGGTAAACAGAATCAAACCCTATCCATACAAGGCGGCAATACAAAATCCTGGTACGGCAACCCAAGCCAAGCTTCAATAATGAGTACAGCGCCATATCAAGGAATTCTGGACTACCAACCTGAAGAGCTAGTAATCACGGCATGCGCTGGCACACCCATTGCCGAGATCGAGTCAACGTTAGCTAAAAATAATCAGATCCTGCCATTTGAGCCCCCTCACTTTGGTGATCATGCGACCTTCGGAGGCGTCATTGCTGCGGGTCTCGCAGGCCCCGCTCGCATCAGTGTTGGTAATTTACGAGACTTTGTTTTGGGAACCCGACTCATGGATGGTCGCGGCGAAGATCTCTCTTTTGGTGGCAAGGTCATGAAAAATGTCGCCGGTTACGATGTATCACGTCTTCTACCTGGCTCACTTGGAACGCTTGCCCTACTTTTAGAGGCCTCCGTAAAAGTGCTTCCAAAGCCTGCTGCAACTGCGAGTCTTCGTTGCATGATGAGTGCTACCAATGCATTAAAGATCCTAAATGAATGGGCTGGGCAACCATTACCGCTCAATGCCAGCGCTTGGATTGGCGATGCACGTGGTGAAGGTGAGCTAACAATTCGGTTAGCAGGGGCGAAGGCGGCGGTCATATCGGCCAGTCAAATGATGCAAGATCGAATAGGCGCTACCGCACTCGATGACTCAGAGGCTGATCTATTTTGGCGCAATCTTCGGGAGCAGCAGCTTTCTTGGTTTAATCAAATGCCAAATCACCATGCCCTTTGGCGACTCTCCTTGCCAGCCAACTGCCCAGCACTGGAGTTGCCCAAGGACTGCTCACCAAAAATCATTATGGAATGGCACGGACAAGAGCGCTGGATACAAGGTCCTGCCAATGAATCGACAGTAAAGGCATTGCAAAATCTAGTGTTGGAGCATGGCGGTCATGTGACATGCTTTCGATTAATGAGCACAGTAGCAATTGAACGATTTACGCGTTTAGAGTCAAACCCTCTCACTGCAGGATTAGAAATGGTTCAAAAACGGTTGCGGCACTCCTTTGATCCCTTTGGAGTATTTACCACTGGACGCTTACCTTAA
- a CDS encoding YggS family pyridoxal phosphate-dependent enzyme, with the protein MSRITDRLMAVRHRIDAAAEHFGRDPESLELIAVSKTFPTTAIEEAMHAGQKAFGENYVQEAVEKIKRLDQLRPWLEWHFIGPVQSNKTSEIAEHFDWIHTIDREKIAQRLSDQRQAHSRLGPLQACVQVNISQEESKSGVMPNETLQLCKVVASLPGLVLRGLMAIPAPSTNETEQREAFAALRHLFEDIRIQTQKVPGFEDFDTLSMGMSDDLEAAIAEGATMVRVGSAIFGERKLSAKIES; encoded by the coding sequence ATGAGCCGAATTACTGATCGCTTAATGGCTGTTCGGCATCGTATCGATGCAGCGGCCGAACACTTTGGTCGCGACCCGGAATCGCTTGAGTTAATTGCAGTTAGCAAAACCTTCCCGACTACTGCGATTGAGGAAGCCATGCACGCTGGTCAAAAAGCCTTTGGTGAAAATTATGTCCAGGAGGCGGTTGAGAAGATTAAGCGACTTGATCAATTGCGCCCATGGCTTGAGTGGCATTTCATTGGTCCGGTACAAAGCAATAAAACGTCTGAGATTGCCGAACACTTTGATTGGATCCATACCATTGATCGCGAGAAAATTGCGCAACGCCTCTCGGATCAACGGCAAGCCCATAGTCGTCTGGGCCCTCTTCAAGCATGCGTTCAAGTCAATATCAGTCAAGAAGAAAGTAAATCGGGTGTGATGCCAAATGAGACCTTACAACTTTGCAAGGTCGTAGCCTCCCTTCCGGGTTTAGTGTTACGTGGACTAATGGCTATCCCAGCTCCTAGCACGAATGAGACGGAACAACGCGAGGCCTTTGCGGCCCTACGGCACTTATTTGAGGATATCCGGATACAAACCCAAAAAGTGCCTGGTTTTGAAGACTTTGATACCCTGTCCATGGGAATGTCGGATGATCTTGAGGCAGCAATTGCTGAGGGTGCAACGATGGTGCGCGTTGGTAGTGCAATATTTGGAGAGCGCAAACTAAGCGCTAAGATAGAGTCATGA
- the ubiA gene encoding 4-hydroxybenzoate octaprenyltransferase — translation MSERLQSYIYLVRLDKPIGILLLLWPTLWGLWIASDGFPNPIILLIFCLGTVFMRSAGCAINDYADRHFDKHVERTQHRPLTSGKISKQEAIAIALILALLSYGLIQPLNALTKQLSVVAVLLAAIYPFTKRFFSIPQAILGLAFGFGIPMAFAAVQNQIPLEAWVLFIGNVFWAIAYDTAYAMVDRDDDLRLGLKTSAITFGRLDVTAISICYGLLLASQIWVAEMIQFSPWFYLGWFIALGCAVYELRLVATRQREACFKAFLHNNWLGAALFLGIVLGLALRP, via the coding sequence ATTTCTGAGCGTTTGCAGTCTTACATCTACTTGGTGCGCTTAGATAAGCCCATCGGTATTCTTTTGCTCTTATGGCCAACGCTATGGGGTCTATGGATTGCAAGCGATGGTTTTCCAAACCCCATTATTTTATTAATCTTTTGCCTTGGAACAGTATTCATGCGAAGTGCTGGCTGCGCCATCAATGATTATGCTGATCGTCATTTTGATAAACATGTAGAACGGACACAGCACCGCCCACTAACGAGTGGCAAAATTTCAAAGCAGGAGGCGATTGCAATCGCCTTAATTCTGGCGCTGCTGTCATATGGATTAATTCAGCCTTTAAACGCATTGACCAAGCAACTCTCGGTAGTTGCAGTTCTTTTGGCAGCCATTTATCCCTTTACGAAGCGCTTTTTCTCGATTCCACAAGCAATCCTTGGTTTAGCATTTGGTTTTGGTATTCCCATGGCATTTGCAGCAGTACAAAATCAAATACCACTAGAGGCCTGGGTTTTATTCATCGGTAATGTATTTTGGGCGATTGCCTATGATACCGCCTATGCCATGGTCGATCGCGATGATGATCTGCGTTTGGGTTTAAAAACCTCCGCGATTACTTTTGGGCGTTTGGATGTAACGGCAATCTCGATTTGCTACGGACTTTTATTGGCATCTCAAATTTGGGTAGCCGAGATGATTCAGTTTAGCCCTTGGTTCTATCTGGGCTGGTTTATTGCATTAGGTTGTGCAGTATATGAATTACGACTCGTTGCCACCCGTCAACGTGAGGCATGCTTTAAAGCATTCTTACATAACAATTGGTTGGGTGCAGCGCTCTTTTTGGGGATTGTGTTGGGCCTAGCGCTACGCCCGTAG
- the proC gene encoding pyrroline-5-carboxylate reductase, with protein MTNTQPMNTIFIGGGNMARAIIGGLLQQGADPKSIGVIEPQSQTAKRLEHDFSISTYAGIGDAQQIIKSAHIIVLAIKPQDFKAVATELAKHLQHVAHGPVILSIAAGIQITDMSRWLAYSACIRAMPNTPALINQGITGLFAPASVNEQQRHCAQTICSAVGKVIWVPNESLMDAVTALSGSGPAYVFAFLEALQAGGEKMGLAPEIARELAYQTLTGATALALQSSESPMSLRQKVTSKGGTTAAALEVLDQQQWATILQEALLAAQKRGAAMAKEFGQS; from the coding sequence ATGACAAATACCCAGCCGATGAATACCATATTTATTGGTGGTGGCAATATGGCAAGGGCCATCATTGGCGGCCTGTTGCAGCAAGGTGCCGACCCAAAGTCTATCGGTGTCATTGAACCGCAAAGTCAAACTGCCAAACGGCTTGAGCACGATTTTTCGATTTCAACCTATGCTGGGATAGGCGACGCTCAGCAAATCATCAAATCAGCGCACATCATCGTCTTAGCCATCAAGCCTCAAGACTTTAAGGCTGTAGCCACTGAACTCGCTAAGCACTTACAACACGTCGCGCATGGTCCTGTGATTCTGAGCATAGCAGCTGGTATCCAAATTACCGATATGTCACGCTGGCTTGCATATTCAGCATGCATACGCGCCATGCCCAATACCCCTGCCCTAATTAATCAAGGAATCACTGGTTTATTTGCTCCTGCTAGCGTCAATGAGCAACAACGGCACTGCGCCCAAACCATTTGCTCTGCCGTTGGTAAAGTGATCTGGGTGCCTAATGAATCTTTGATGGATGCCGTGACCGCTTTATCAGGTAGCGGCCCAGCGTATGTATTTGCTTTCTTGGAAGCCCTTCAAGCAGGCGGAGAAAAAATGGGGCTTGCGCCAGAAATTGCTCGTGAGTTGGCTTATCAAACTCTAACGGGAGCAACTGCCCTTGCGCTCCAATCTTCAGAATCCCCCATGAGCCTTCGGCAAAAAGTGACTTCCAAAGGCGGAACCACTGCTGCTGCACTTGAGGTGCTTGATCAGCAGCAGTGGGCAACTATTTTGCAAGAGGCCCTTCTTGCTGCACAAAAACGTGGAGCAGCTATGGCGAAAGAATTTGGTCAATCCTAG
- a CDS encoding LysR substrate-binding domain-containing protein: MTLTELRYIVAVARERHFGRAAEACHVSQPTLSVAIKKLEEELQTQIFERTSSDVALTTLGAVIIQQAQRVLEEANALKHLAKHGQDPLSGPLRLGAIYTVAPYLLPSLVRVARDTLPKAPLFLEENFTVRLIEMLRQGELDCAILADPFPSAGLDFVDLYEEPFLVAIPKGHEWSDRKTIGQKELKEQNTLLLGAGHCFRDHVLGVCPELNRFGNGLTLGEHRSFEGSSLETIRQMVAGGIGITVLPRTSVSNPNDRDGLILYIPFESPEPTRRVSLVWRKGYPRVEAMKAIARTIRACDLPGARLL, from the coding sequence ATGACCTTAACCGAACTTCGCTATATCGTTGCAGTTGCTCGTGAGCGCCATTTTGGACGGGCTGCTGAAGCCTGTCATGTATCTCAGCCTACCTTATCAGTCGCGATTAAAAAGCTAGAGGAAGAGTTGCAAACTCAAATATTTGAGCGTACCAGTTCAGATGTGGCCCTCACAACGCTTGGCGCAGTGATTATTCAGCAAGCGCAGCGGGTATTAGAGGAAGCCAATGCCCTTAAGCATCTTGCTAAACATGGACAAGATCCCTTATCCGGACCATTACGACTTGGTGCGATTTATACCGTTGCCCCTTATTTACTTCCTAGTCTTGTACGAGTAGCCCGCGATACTTTGCCAAAAGCCCCCTTATTTTTGGAAGAGAACTTCACAGTGCGCCTCATCGAGATGTTGCGCCAGGGAGAGCTCGACTGCGCCATTTTGGCAGACCCATTTCCCAGTGCTGGCCTCGATTTTGTTGATCTTTATGAAGAGCCTTTTTTGGTAGCGATCCCTAAAGGTCATGAATGGTCGGACCGAAAAACGATTGGCCAAAAAGAACTGAAGGAACAAAATACTTTGCTATTAGGTGCCGGTCATTGCTTTCGGGATCATGTGCTTGGCGTTTGCCCTGAACTGAACCGTTTCGGCAATGGTCTAACCCTTGGAGAGCATCGTAGTTTTGAAGGATCCTCTTTAGAGACCATCCGACAAATGGTTGCCGGTGGCATCGGAATTACGGTCTTGCCGCGCACATCAGTAAGCAATCCAAATGATCGCGACGGATTGATCCTCTATATCCCATTTGAATCACCGGAGCCAACTCGTCGCGTTAGTTTGGTGTGGCGAAAAGGCTATCCACGGGTTGAGGCCATGAAGGCGATTGCTCGGACTATTCGAGCGTGCGACTTACCTGGAGCGAGGTTGCTCTGA